Proteins from one Niallia circulans genomic window:
- a CDS encoding aspartate kinase yields MGLVVQKFGGTSVGSAERIKHVAERVMEEKNRGNDVVVVVSAMGKTTDSLVKLAGEITDKPSKREMDVLLTTGEQITISLLAMALNEKNVEAISFTGWQAGMETEAVHGNARILNIKTERIEEHLMDGKVVIVAGFQGITEGGDITTLGRGGSDTTAVALAAALKADKCDIYTDVTGVYTTDPRYVKEARKLLSISYDEMLELANLGAGVLHPRAVEYAKNYQMPLVVRSSMEQEEGTIIEEEVSMEQNLVVRGVAFEDNITSVTVFGLKNSLTSLSTIFSTLASNQINVDIIIQSLTESQATNLSFSIKDSDLDETVKVLEENKAVLGYDKVASEQGLAKVSIVGSGMISNPGVAADMFKVLAEQDIVIKMVSTSEIKVSTVIEKGNMVKAVETLHDAFDLSNLPVINA; encoded by the coding sequence GTGGGATTAGTAGTACAAAAATTTGGCGGAACATCTGTAGGCAGTGCTGAAAGAATCAAGCATGTTGCGGAAAGAGTAATGGAAGAAAAAAATCGTGGAAATGATGTCGTTGTTGTCGTTTCGGCAATGGGAAAAACAACAGACTCATTAGTGAAACTTGCTGGTGAAATAACAGATAAGCCGAGCAAACGTGAAATGGACGTGCTTTTGACAACAGGCGAACAAATCACAATCAGCTTATTGGCGATGGCTTTAAACGAAAAAAATGTTGAGGCAATTTCATTCACAGGCTGGCAAGCAGGAATGGAAACAGAAGCAGTCCATGGAAATGCCCGCATTTTAAATATAAAAACAGAGCGAATTGAAGAGCATTTAATGGATGGCAAGGTTGTTATTGTCGCAGGCTTCCAAGGTATTACAGAAGGCGGAGACATCACAACACTTGGCCGCGGCGGCTCAGATACAACAGCGGTTGCACTTGCTGCAGCGCTTAAAGCAGATAAATGTGACATTTATACAGATGTTACTGGTGTATATACGACAGATCCACGCTATGTGAAAGAAGCACGTAAGCTGCTTTCGATCTCATATGACGAAATGCTTGAGTTGGCAAACTTGGGTGCAGGGGTGCTTCATCCTCGTGCAGTAGAATATGCGAAAAACTACCAAATGCCGCTTGTCGTTCGTTCAAGCATGGAACAAGAAGAAGGAACTATCATCGAGGAGGAAGTATCAATGGAACAAAATTTAGTAGTGCGCGGAGTAGCATTTGAAGATAATATTACGAGTGTAACGGTGTTTGGCTTGAAAAACTCATTAACAAGCCTTTCAACAATCTTCTCAACACTGGCATCCAATCAAATCAATGTCGATATTATCATTCAAAGCTTGACAGAAAGCCAAGCAACAAACCTTTCTTTCTCTATTAAAGACAGTGATTTGGATGAGACAGTTAAGGTGCTTGAGGAAAATAAAGCAGTACTTGGCTATGATAAAGTCGCTTCAGAGCAAGGTCTTGCAAAAGTTTCCATCGTTGGATCTGGCATGATTTCAAACCCAGGTGTAGCAGCAGACATGTTTAAAGTGCTAGCAGAACAAGACATCGTTATTAAAATGGTCAGCACATCAGAAATCAAAGTTTCTACAGTTATTGAAAAAGGCAATATGGTTAAAGCTGTTGAAACACTTCATGATGCATTTGACTTGAGCAACCTGCCTGTTATAAATGCATAA
- a CDS encoding DUF4288 domain-containing protein codes for MSAKKWFVVALLYESVHAGNPKHVDENYDNSTKTYEESHRLVKAESPEEAGILGEKIGREAELNYKNQYEETVCWKLVKVLDVFELMDEELKTGTEVYSRYILVPRESGTQDVLKRFFQE; via the coding sequence ATGTCTGCCAAAAAGTGGTTTGTCGTGGCACTTCTGTATGAATCTGTTCACGCGGGGAACCCAAAACACGTTGATGAGAATTATGACAACTCAACAAAAACGTATGAGGAAAGTCATAGATTAGTTAAAGCAGAATCGCCTGAAGAAGCTGGTATACTTGGTGAAAAAATCGGACGAGAAGCAGAACTCAATTATAAAAATCAGTATGAAGAAACAGTATGCTGGAAGCTAGTAAAGGTTCTTGATGTGTTTGAATTAATGGATGAGGAATTAAAGACGGGAACCGAGGTATATTCTCGCTATATTTTGGTTCCAAGAGAAAGTGGAACGCAGGATGTATTAAAGAGATTCTTCCAAGAATAA
- a CDS encoding YslB family protein: MSEITTEEQITKVEEDSLTVPAYGYELLREILIPDLLGRDTPDILYWAGKRIARTFPLDHLEEAAAFFEKAGWGHLEIVKANKNEMEYALSSPLIERRLKEKGKCTFQLEAGYLAQQHEQIREVVAEAFEDPKRRGKKITITVRWDSKDPA, from the coding sequence TTGAGCGAGATTACAACGGAAGAACAAATAACGAAAGTGGAGGAAGACTCTCTTACCGTACCTGCATATGGATACGAACTGCTGCGTGAAATCCTCATACCTGACTTGCTTGGGAGAGACACTCCTGATATCTTATATTGGGCCGGAAAAAGAATTGCCCGAACATTTCCACTGGATCACTTGGAAGAGGCTGCTGCTTTTTTTGAAAAAGCAGGCTGGGGTCATCTCGAAATTGTGAAAGCAAATAAAAACGAAATGGAATATGCTCTCTCAAGCCCGTTAATTGAAAGAAGGCTCAAGGAAAAAGGGAAATGCACGTTTCAGCTCGAAGCAGGCTATTTAGCACAGCAGCATGAGCAAATACGAGAAGTAGTTGCAGAAGCGTTTGAAGATCCAAAACGCCGCGGTAAAAAAATTACGATTACTGTCCGCTGGGATAGTAAAGACCCTGCATAA
- a CDS encoding succinate dehydrogenase cytochrome b558 subunit — protein sequence MAKNREFLFRRLHSLLGVIPVGVFLIQHLVVNHFATKGPESFNKAAGFMEQLPFRYFLEIFVIFLPIIYHAVYGIYIAFTAKNNTKNYGYFRNWMFYIQRITGIVTLVFIVWHVWETRVQAQLGKEVDYNMMEEILGNPWMFAFYLVGVVSTIFHFSNGLWSFCVSWGITVTPKSQRISTYVTIGIFIVLTTIGVRALLAFV from the coding sequence ATGGCAAAAAATCGAGAGTTTCTGTTCAGAAGATTACATTCATTACTGGGGGTCATTCCAGTAGGTGTATTTTTGATACAGCACTTGGTAGTTAACCACTTTGCTACAAAGGGACCGGAATCATTTAATAAGGCAGCTGGCTTTATGGAGCAATTGCCGTTTCGTTACTTTTTGGAAATTTTCGTAATTTTTTTACCAATCATTTATCATGCTGTATACGGTATTTATATTGCTTTTACAGCCAAGAACAATACAAAAAACTATGGGTATTTCCGAAATTGGATGTTTTATATCCAAAGGATCACAGGCATTGTGACATTAGTATTCATTGTATGGCATGTTTGGGAAACACGGGTACAGGCTCAACTGGGGAAAGAAGTCGATTATAACATGATGGAGGAAATCTTAGGAAATCCTTGGATGTTTGCCTTCTATTTAGTTGGTGTTGTCTCTACTATCTTCCATTTCTCTAACGGTTTATGGTCATTCTGTGTCAGCTGGGGTATAACTGTTACACCTAAATCTCAAAGAATCAGTACATATGTTACGATTGGAATATTTATTGTGTTAACAACAATTGGCGTTAGGGCACTTTTAGCTTTTGTATAA